A part of Sulfurimonas sp. HSL-1716 genomic DNA contains:
- a CDS encoding AAA family ATPase, whose translation MTLIGQIETILFEDEGFFIARLKNGDKVSGTYFESEVSHLKGAAITLKGEWEEHKKYGRTFKFESLRVNQNELFFFLNRIVKGFTKKLSAELIEKFGDEGLVDILDNDIERLLEFSGIKEKRLKKIQDSWKKFRSMRELGEFLSPYDVSPVLLTTIATAMKDVAEPSKRIKENPYVLTSISGIGFKRADELALKMGVEKESDNRISAAMDHALLNYCEQQGNSCVQKRVLFSLLDELLEFHDRDALYEAALIERVGEQSIVLMKNDRVSPARLYDAEKFLYDDFTSRAKADLGVLKTDLDEFLAKSDLQLGEEQKEAVKIVNQGAGILFLVGYAGTGKSTTSRTILNLLNTRYAEIMTCALSGIASQRIADTTGYESATIQSLLVRFEDKDEFPYSVLLIDEASMINSSLFARLVSKVKKECVLIIVGDDAQLPPIGAGNVLSDALTLEIAPIVKLTKIYRQSEEQAITLIANDIRQAIVPPYRQKYDDFEFIDVSIPNYYAQKNSLSQSEFSALREENSADILATIMHEVVKVIQKARLRLTNKEISSYLNYFQVITPMKGGTLGVDNLNKVLQEYFNPNPKKYVKRGGAEFRLMDKVVHTKNENMTSWSAEDFKDGEESKERRVFNGMSGLLFRIDEDEEQIYVYYPNEDMVVQYEYEQLKTLLMLSYALTIHKVQGMEYDIVVMPITFSHYIMHNTKLIYTAITRAKHRCILIGESGAFESACKRVDVTKRDTVLLEL comes from the coding sequence ATGACGCTCATAGGACAGATCGAGACTATCCTTTTTGAAGACGAGGGTTTTTTCATTGCACGTTTAAAAAACGGCGATAAAGTAAGCGGGACCTATTTTGAAAGCGAAGTCTCGCACTTAAAAGGTGCGGCTATCACCTTAAAAGGGGAGTGGGAAGAGCATAAGAAGTACGGCAGAACGTTCAAGTTTGAATCTTTGCGGGTCAATCAGAACGAACTTTTTTTCTTTTTAAACCGTATCGTAAAAGGGTTTACGAAAAAACTTTCCGCCGAACTCATCGAGAAGTTCGGAGATGAGGGGTTAGTCGATATCCTTGATAACGATATCGAGCGGCTGCTTGAGTTTAGCGGCATCAAAGAGAAGCGTCTTAAAAAGATCCAAGACTCTTGGAAGAAATTCCGATCTATGAGGGAACTCGGAGAATTTTTAAGTCCATACGATGTAAGCCCCGTGCTTCTGACCACCATTGCTACAGCCATGAAAGATGTTGCAGAGCCTTCAAAGCGTATCAAAGAAAATCCGTACGTACTGACGAGTATCAGCGGCATCGGGTTTAAACGTGCCGATGAACTGGCCTTGAAGATGGGAGTGGAGAAGGAATCGGATAACCGCATAAGTGCTGCGATGGACCATGCTCTTTTAAACTACTGCGAACAGCAGGGTAACAGCTGTGTTCAAAAGAGGGTGCTTTTTTCACTGCTTGACGAACTTCTTGAGTTTCATGACAGAGACGCTCTTTATGAGGCTGCGCTTATCGAGCGTGTCGGCGAGCAGAGTATAGTGCTGATGAAAAACGACAGGGTCTCGCCAGCGAGACTTTACGACGCCGAGAAATTTCTGTATGATGATTTCACTTCCCGTGCAAAAGCCGATCTCGGCGTCTTAAAAACCGATCTGGACGAGTTTTTGGCAAAGAGCGATTTGCAGCTTGGCGAAGAGCAGAAAGAAGCGGTGAAAATCGTCAATCAGGGTGCCGGTATACTCTTTTTGGTAGGGTATGCAGGAACAGGTAAAAGTACGACTTCAAGGACGATACTCAATCTTTTGAATACGCGTTACGCAGAGATCATGACCTGTGCGCTCAGCGGCATAGCTTCGCAGCGCATCGCCGATACCACCGGCTATGAGAGCGCCACGATACAGTCTCTTTTGGTAAGGTTCGAAGATAAAGACGAGTTTCCCTACTCCGTACTGCTTATAGACGAAGCTTCGATGATAAACTCCTCTTTGTTCGCCAGACTTGTCTCAAAAGTGAAAAAAGAGTGCGTACTTATCATCGTCGGCGACGATGCACAGCTTCCTCCCATAGGTGCAGGCAATGTACTAAGCGATGCGCTGACTCTGGAAATCGCGCCCATAGTAAAACTCACCAAGATATACCGCCAAAGCGAAGAACAGGCGATCACTCTCATAGCAAACGATATCCGTCAGGCGATTGTACCGCCGTACCGCCAAAAGTACGATGATTTTGAGTTCATCGATGTTTCCATACCCAACTATTATGCGCAGAAAAACTCTCTTTCGCAATCGGAGTTTTCAGCTTTGAGAGAGGAAAATTCTGCCGATATCCTAGCGACAATCATGCATGAAGTCGTAAAGGTGATACAAAAGGCAAGACTCAGACTCACTAACAAAGAGATAAGTTCCTATCTGAACTATTTTCAGGTAATAACACCGATGAAAGGCGGAACGCTCGGGGTAGACAATCTCAACAAAGTGCTGCAGGAGTATTTCAATCCAAATCCCAAAAAGTATGTAAAACGAGGCGGTGCGGAGTTTCGTCTGATGGACAAAGTCGTGCATACAAAAAACGAAAACATGACCTCATGGAGCGCCGAAGATTTCAAAGACGGCGAAGAATCAAAAGAAAGAAGGGTCTTTAACGGGATGAGCGGTCTACTTTTCCGTATAGACGAGGACGAGGAGCAGATTTATGTGTACTACCCCAACGAGGATATGGTGGTTCAGTACGAATATGAACAGTTAAAGACCCTTCTGATGCTTTCATATGCCCTGACGATCCATAAGGTCCAAGGGATGGAGTATGACATCGTCGTGATGCCCATTACTTTTTCTCACTATATCATGCACAATACAAAGCTCATCTATACGGCGATCACGCGGGCAAAGCACAGATGTATCCTCATCGGAGAGAGCGGCGCGTTCGAATCTGCATGCAAAAGAGTGGACGTAACGAAGCGCGATACCGTACTCTTAGAGCTATAA
- a CDS encoding EAL domain-containing protein, producing MSKKRRVWEQNDLDAANIAMSVIDPNGSILLFNKQFEAFFDGKFKELSKKNWFDLSLSTEKKSIADLFKRAMSDEPAAVAMLHELEIVEKYAAELITWRIFVLRDKETSIEGALCLGTNTTKQAKIAESLHLESEEQRALNSILSISLQSIPLKEQLQQVLEILLSLSWLTISKTGGIFLVDNNSDTLVLTVEHGLHPALLSACARVPFGHCLCGRAAASKEIQYAACLDKRHEITYEGIEPHGHYNVPILSANGVLGVIVLYLTHGHKKDEREIKFLGSVANTLAGLIERCHTQDALSLSLSKLAQAQQIAHLGGWEWDITENKIYFSDEAADVMGNARYKKVMGLEDFLEIVYPDDRPMVQRASEEGLKGNDLNLDYRIQQLDGSVRNLQTQAKPTYDSSGKIIGLSGTMLDITKRKQMEERLRQSAAVFENTTEGVIITDADEKVISINKAFVDITGYKNEDIIEKASSFFKSSRHDEKFYSDIWETVSKTGSWQGEIWSKRKNGDIFPLWLNISVVKDSKGGIVNYVWVFSDISAMKESEQKLDHLAHHDPLTGLPNRLLLNARMSQSLSRARRNKNKIAVMFLDLDHFKNVNDTLGHPVGDMLLQEVAGRLLDCVREEDTVSRLGGDEFTIVLEELHDSHFASDVAQKIIMKLAEKYTLQEHEVFVTCSIGISLFPDDSEDSITLFKNADSALYRAKEQGRNMYQYYTQELTLYAMQRMQMENDLRHALERKELLVYYQPQIDLNSGQIIGMEALLRWQHPEKGLILPDNFIPLAEETGLIIPIEQWVLHTVCKRLKSWFDEGLPKMRVAVNLSSAQFNQQNLPEIITKALHESGLEAKYLELELTERIVMKDAKRSVEMLNKLKKIGITFSIDDFGTGYSSLSYLKKFPIDRIKIDQSFVQNITSDPEDATISQAIISMSHGMHLKTVAEGVETLEQQEFLRSRNCDEVQGFYFSHPLPEQEMQHLLQSGNKIDTN from the coding sequence ATGTCTAAAAAAAGACGTGTATGGGAACAAAACGATTTAGACGCGGCAAATATTGCTATGTCGGTCATAGATCCTAACGGCTCGATATTATTGTTCAATAAACAATTCGAGGCCTTCTTTGACGGTAAATTCAAAGAGTTAAGTAAGAAAAATTGGTTCGATCTCTCATTGTCGACCGAAAAAAAGAGTATTGCAGATCTATTTAAGCGCGCCATGTCGGATGAGCCTGCTGCTGTTGCAATGCTGCATGAATTGGAAATAGTCGAAAAATACGCGGCAGAACTAATCACTTGGAGAATTTTTGTACTTCGCGATAAAGAGACCTCCATCGAAGGTGCATTATGTCTCGGTACAAACACTACAAAACAGGCGAAGATTGCCGAAAGTCTGCATCTTGAATCCGAAGAGCAGCGTGCGCTCAATTCGATTTTAAGTATTAGCCTGCAGAGTATCCCTTTAAAAGAACAATTACAACAGGTACTGGAAATACTTCTGTCTCTGTCATGGCTAACGATAAGCAAGACAGGCGGAATTTTCTTAGTCGATAACAATAGCGACACTCTTGTGCTTACGGTAGAGCACGGACTTCATCCCGCACTGCTGAGCGCGTGTGCGCGCGTGCCTTTTGGTCACTGTTTATGCGGCCGTGCCGCTGCCAGCAAAGAGATCCAGTATGCCGCGTGTCTGGACAAAAGACATGAGATCACATATGAGGGTATTGAGCCTCATGGTCATTATAATGTGCCTATTTTATCAGCTAACGGCGTCCTTGGGGTGATCGTCTTATATTTAACGCATGGACATAAAAAAGATGAAAGGGAGATAAAGTTTCTCGGTAGTGTCGCAAATACGCTGGCCGGTTTGATCGAGCGCTGTCATACGCAAGATGCTTTGTCTCTCAGTCTGTCAAAATTGGCGCAGGCGCAGCAGATCGCGCATCTTGGAGGATGGGAATGGGATATTACCGAAAATAAAATCTATTTTTCAGATGAAGCCGCAGATGTTATGGGTAATGCCAGATATAAAAAAGTTATGGGTCTGGAAGATTTTTTGGAGATCGTTTATCCCGACGACAGACCGATGGTACAAAGAGCTTCTGAGGAGGGGCTTAAGGGAAATGATCTAAATCTCGACTATCGGATACAGCAGTTGGACGGATCTGTGAGGAACTTGCAAACGCAGGCAAAACCTACATATGATTCCAGCGGCAAGATCATCGGTTTGAGCGGAACAATGCTTGATATCACAAAACGCAAACAGATGGAAGAGCGTCTCCGTCAGTCTGCTGCGGTCTTTGAAAACACGACAGAAGGTGTCATCATTACCGATGCCGACGAAAAGGTTATCTCTATAAACAAAGCGTTTGTTGATATCACGGGGTATAAAAATGAAGATATCATAGAAAAAGCCTCCTCTTTTTTTAAATCAAGTAGACATGATGAAAAATTTTATAGTGATATCTGGGAAACAGTTTCTAAAACAGGCAGCTGGCAGGGAGAGATATGGAGTAAACGTAAAAACGGCGATATCTTTCCTTTATGGCTCAATATAAGTGTCGTTAAAGATTCTAAAGGGGGCATAGTGAATTATGTCTGGGTCTTTTCCGACATAAGTGCCATGAAAGAATCCGAACAAAAACTTGATCATCTGGCCCATCATGATCCGCTTACCGGACTGCCGAACCGATTGTTGTTAAATGCACGAATGAGCCAATCCCTCTCAAGGGCCCGCCGCAACAAGAACAAGATAGCCGTTATGTTCCTTGATCTTGACCACTTTAAAAATGTCAATGATACATTGGGACATCCGGTAGGAGATATGCTGCTCCAAGAGGTGGCGGGTCGTCTGCTTGATTGTGTAAGAGAGGAGGATACGGTATCCCGTTTAGGTGGAGACGAATTTACCATTGTTCTTGAAGAGCTTCATGATTCGCATTTTGCCAGTGATGTCGCCCAAAAAATAATTATGAAACTGGCTGAAAAATACACTCTTCAAGAACATGAAGTATTCGTCACCTGCAGTATCGGAATAAGTCTTTTTCCCGATGACAGCGAAGACAGTATCACTTTATTTAAAAATGCGGACAGTGCCCTTTACCGTGCTAAGGAACAGGGACGAAACATGTACCAGTATTATACGCAAGAGCTTACTCTTTATGCAATGCAGAGAATGCAGATGGAAAATGATCTGCGGCACGCTCTGGAGCGCAAGGAACTGCTTGTATATTATCAGCCGCAGATCGATCTTAACAGCGGGCAGATCATAGGTATGGAAGCGTTACTGCGCTGGCAGCATCCAGAAAAAGGGTTGATATTGCCCGATAATTTTATTCCGCTTGCAGAAGAAACCGGATTGATCATCCCTATCGAGCAGTGGGTGCTGCATACGGTTTGCAAGCGTTTAAAATCATGGTTTGACGAAGGTCTGCCAAAAATGAGAGTAGCGGTAAATTTGTCTTCTGCCCAGTTTAATCAGCAAAATCTTCCCGAGATTATTACCAAAGCGCTTCATGAGAGCGGATTGGAAGCAAAATATCTGGAACTTGAATTGACCGAGCGGATAGTTATGAAAGATGCAAAAAGATCCGTTGAAATGTTGAACAAACTCAAAAAGATCGGAATAACATTTTCAATAGACGATTTCGGAACGGGCTATTCTTCGCTTAGCTATCTTAAGAAGTTCCCGATAGACCGGATTAAGATCGATCAGTCCTTTGTTCAAAATATAACTTCGGATCCCGAAGATGCCACTATCTCGCAAGCCATTATATCAATGTCTCACGGCATGCATCTAAAAACGGTAGCCGAAGGGGTAGAAACTTTAGAGCAGCAGGAGTTCTTACGATCGCGGAATTGTGATGAAGTGCAGGGGTTTTATTTTAGTCATCCTCTGCCTGAACAGGAGATGCAGCACCTTTTGCAAAGCGGAAATAAGATAGATACGAATTGA
- a CDS encoding A/G-specific adenine glycosylase codes for MIQQVRDALLSWYEKHGRHELPWRNTEDVYHIYLSEVMLQQTQVKRVMEEYYPRFLEKFPTLGALSLAKEEEVLALWSGLGYYSRARNLHATAKLCPNTLPKTQKELVKLPGIGRYTASAICSFAYHQRVGVVDTNIERVIKRFFAHHEQSDALIWQSAEEFVNPVYPTLHNQALMDLGSLVCTATNPKCGECPLEPACRGKEEAEFYTRRQKKVYEALELFYGIAVQEGKIALKISKGPMYKGMLELPAVEPIEEDFIAEFKHSYTKYRLTVKLYKLAEVQDDVLWFEKDALKDAHISSLTRKVLKYLEDIG; via the coding sequence ATGATACAGCAGGTTCGGGACGCTCTTTTAAGCTGGTACGAAAAACACGGACGCCATGAGCTTCCGTGGAGAAATACCGAGGATGTGTATCATATCTATCTCAGCGAGGTGATGCTTCAGCAGACTCAGGTCAAACGGGTTATGGAGGAGTATTATCCCCGATTCTTAGAGAAGTTTCCCACGCTTGGCGCGCTTTCTCTTGCAAAAGAGGAGGAGGTGCTCGCGCTTTGGAGCGGGCTTGGCTACTATTCAAGGGCGAGAAACCTCCACGCCACTGCAAAACTCTGTCCAAATACGCTTCCAAAGACACAAAAAGAGCTCGTAAAACTTCCCGGCATCGGGCGTTATACCGCAAGTGCTATCTGCAGTTTTGCTTACCATCAAAGAGTCGGGGTCGTAGATACGAACATCGAGCGCGTCATCAAGCGTTTTTTCGCTCACCATGAACAAAGTGATGCTCTCATCTGGCAAAGTGCCGAAGAGTTCGTGAACCCCGTTTATCCGACTCTGCATAATCAGGCTTTGATGGATCTGGGCTCGCTTGTCTGTACGGCGACCAACCCAAAGTGCGGCGAGTGTCCGCTTGAGCCTGCATGCAGAGGTAAAGAGGAAGCGGAATTTTACACGCGCAGGCAGAAAAAAGTGTATGAAGCACTTGAACTCTTTTACGGAATAGCCGTGCAGGAGGGTAAAATAGCTTTGAAGATCTCGAAGGGTCCGATGTATAAAGGGATGTTGGAACTTCCCGCCGTCGAACCCATAGAAGAAGACTTCATAGCCGAGTTTAAACACTCCTATACGAAATACAGACTCACCGTCAAACTGTACAAACTTGCAGAGGTGCAGGATGATGTCCTATGGTTTGAAAAAGATGCGCTTAAAGACGCACATATCTCTTCGCTAACAAGAAAGGTACTTAAATATTTAGAGGATATCGGATGA
- a CDS encoding tetratricopeptide repeat protein encodes MSELGKMLIQANSLLKAGNHLQAAQVYQTILHYQPTNKLAKKGLKNAAKKIRPSDTPTQKEIDIAHGLYNNKQFQEALIYLADLIEKYPHEPQFYMLAGAIYADLGKFEQAVALQKQALSIDPLFTRAHNCMGIALYELGYTNEAITCYQEALKTDSHFFPALNNLAQSLKSAGKISEAVTCYEEAIKLEPNHAMLYSNLATTLELSGKLEEAIQHYKKALLHEPENQIIYSKMLFALSYSQEQSSKSYLEEARRFGQIINRQIKTSFNRWSCNEAAQKLRIGFVSGGLRRHPIGFFIESIMKQMKPLNIELIAYDSSLKTDDLTERIKPYFEKWHSISGINDKDVASMIHNDKVHILVDLDGHTEHHRLAIFAYKSAPVQISWLGYHASTGIEQIDYLLADPVSIRSEDQPNYLEKIHYIPDTRFCMTPPLGAIEVAPLPALSNGYITFGCYQKLSKINDSTLDLWGAILNALPNARLRLQNSALSDMTIQEEIKNRLHDSGVDLARVTLQPSLNYEDYLASYDKVDILLDTSPFTGATTTSEALWMGVPTLTLEGDLLVSRQGVSIMQAAGLNEWVAGDQTDYLNKAVEFASNIDALCTLRHGLRDQVKASPLYDSERFAKNLEKAFWEMWREKGIPALAAQQ; translated from the coding sequence ATGTCAGAATTGGGAAAAATGTTAATACAGGCCAATTCTTTATTAAAGGCCGGCAATCACCTTCAAGCAGCACAAGTATATCAAACTATTTTGCATTACCAGCCGACAAACAAACTGGCAAAAAAAGGACTCAAGAACGCCGCAAAAAAAATCCGTCCTTCTGATACTCCGACACAAAAAGAAATTGATATCGCACACGGTTTATACAATAACAAACAGTTTCAAGAAGCACTCATTTACCTTGCCGATTTAATTGAAAAGTATCCCCATGAACCTCAATTTTATATGCTTGCCGGTGCTATCTATGCAGATTTGGGAAAATTCGAGCAGGCTGTTGCATTACAAAAGCAGGCTCTTAGTATTGATCCCCTTTTCACGAGAGCTCATAACTGCATGGGAATCGCCTTATACGAACTCGGATATACGAATGAGGCGATTACATGTTATCAAGAAGCACTCAAAACCGATTCTCACTTTTTTCCTGCATTAAACAATCTTGCACAATCATTAAAAAGTGCCGGAAAGATCAGTGAAGCCGTCACATGCTATGAAGAAGCGATCAAATTAGAACCAAATCATGCAATGCTTTACAGCAATCTCGCTACAACATTAGAACTCTCGGGCAAGCTTGAAGAGGCTATACAGCATTACAAAAAAGCTTTACTTCATGAGCCTGAGAACCAGATCATTTACAGTAAAATGCTATTTGCTCTCTCATACTCCCAAGAACAATCTTCTAAAAGTTATCTTGAAGAAGCGCGTCGTTTTGGCCAAATTATTAATCGGCAGATCAAAACATCCTTTAACCGATGGTCCTGCAATGAAGCAGCGCAAAAACTCCGTATCGGTTTTGTTTCAGGTGGTTTACGCCGCCATCCTATCGGTTTTTTTATCGAAAGTATTATGAAACAGATGAAACCACTGAACATAGAACTCATTGCATACGACAGCAGTTTAAAAACAGATGACCTTACCGAACGGATAAAGCCGTATTTTGAAAAATGGCATTCGATCTCCGGTATTAATGACAAAGATGTCGCTTCGATGATTCATAACGACAAAGTTCATATTCTTGTTGATCTTGACGGACATACGGAGCATCACAGGCTGGCAATATTTGCATACAAAAGTGCTCCGGTGCAAATTTCATGGCTTGGGTATCATGCAAGTACGGGAATTGAGCAAATCGATTACCTTCTCGCAGATCCGGTATCGATCCGCTCGGAAGATCAGCCCAATTATCTTGAAAAAATCCACTACATTCCGGATACACGTTTTTGCATGACTCCTCCGCTTGGCGCCATCGAAGTAGCGCCGCTGCCGGCGCTCTCTAATGGCTATATAACATTTGGCTGCTACCAAAAGCTATCTAAAATAAACGACTCTACACTAGATCTCTGGGGAGCAATTTTGAATGCATTGCCTAATGCAAGATTGAGACTGCAAAACAGTGCATTGAGTGACATGACAATTCAAGAGGAGATAAAAAACAGGCTGCATGATTCCGGAGTCGACCTTGCACGGGTAACTCTCCAGCCGTCGCTTAACTATGAAGATTACTTGGCATCTTATGACAAAGTAGACATCTTGCTCGATACTTCTCCCTTTACCGGTGCTACAACGACCAGTGAAGCGCTTTGGATGGGTGTGCCGACGTTAACATTAGAAGGTGATCTTCTCGTTTCGCGCCAAGGCGTGTCTATTATGCAAGCAGCAGGCCTAAACGAATGGGTTGCAGGTGACCAGACGGATTATCT